The Leptotrichia sp. oral taxon 215 str. W9775 genome window below encodes:
- the trpS gene encoding tryptophan--tRNA ligase, translated as MRSLSGIQPSGILHIGNYFGAIKQFVELQDQYEGFYFLANYHALTSSPNGENLKQNTIEVILDYLALGLDPEKSTLFLQSDVPEHTELAWILANVTPMGLIERAHSYKDKIAKGIKPNMGLFTYPILMAADILMYDPDIVPVGKDQKQHVEITRDIAIKFNETYGKEVFKLPKEKIVESVAVVPGTDGDKMSKSYGNVINMFFSKKELKKQIMSIVTDSTPLEEPKNPDNNITKLYSLFATEAETEELKQKFLAGNFGYGHAKTELLDKFMDYFAPFREKREELVNNMDYVYEILQKGAEKARSIATVKMDEVRSVVGLLDKNY; from the coding sequence AAAACAGTTTGTGGAACTTCAGGATCAGTATGAAGGTTTCTACTTCCTTGCTAATTATCATGCTCTTACATCTTCTCCTAATGGTGAAAATTTAAAACAAAATACAATAGAAGTTATTTTAGATTATCTTGCTCTGGGTCTTGATCCGGAAAAATCTACACTGTTCTTACAGTCAGATGTGCCTGAACATACAGAACTGGCATGGATTTTAGCAAATGTTACCCCAATGGGACTGATTGAAAGGGCTCATTCATATAAAGACAAGATTGCAAAGGGAATTAAGCCTAACATGGGATTATTCACATATCCTATATTAATGGCTGCAGATATACTTATGTACGATCCTGATATAGTGCCTGTTGGAAAGGATCAGAAACAGCACGTGGAAATTACGAGGGATATTGCAATTAAATTTAATGAAACATATGGAAAGGAAGTTTTCAAGCTTCCAAAGGAAAAAATTGTGGAAAGTGTTGCTGTCGTTCCTGGAACTGACGGAGATAAAATGAGTAAGTCATATGGAAATGTTATAAATATGTTCTTTTCTAAAAAGGAACTAAAAAAACAGATTATGAGTATTGTTACTGATTCTACTCCTCTTGAAGAGCCTAAAAATCCTGACAACAACATTACAAAACTGTATTCTCTTTTTGCTACTGAAGCTGAAACTGAAGAGCTTAAACAGAAATTTCTGGCCGGAAACTTTGGTTACGGACATGCAAAAACTGAATTGCTTGATAAATTTATGGATTATTTTGCTCCATTCAGGGAAAAACGTGAAGAACTTGTAAATAATATGGACTATGTATATGAAATTCTTCAGAAAGGTGCTGAAAAAGCCCGTTCAATCGCCACTGTAAAAATGGATGAAGTCAGAAGTGTAGTGGGATTACTGGATAAGAATTATTAG